The Egicoccus sp. AB-alg2 genome window below encodes:
- a CDS encoding 1-phosphofructokinase family hexose kinase, translating to MTIRTFTPNPAVDETVLVEDLRFDVPLRPVERRRLAGGKGINVARTVHLLGGSVRCHGVVAGDTGAWLAESLHDEGLDEDFVVDRSDTWRTRTTQVISDDRHAVLLYDRGEAIPPERLRESAERCLADLLAGGILVVSGSLPDGDHLDTVCWLLASAAGAGASVVVDSSGPGLRAALKTGVDVIKVDREEAAEVTGVEDPADAARALLDGCRRAIVTAGADGAVAAGVGQATQRIHAPRVDARHPAGSGDAFAGALAVALAQDLPWSAALQSAAAAGAANTLVVGAGAFELAAYRRLLPDVTLETI from the coding sequence GTGACGATCCGTACCTTCACCCCGAATCCGGCCGTCGACGAGACGGTCCTGGTCGAGGATCTGCGCTTCGACGTGCCGCTCCGCCCGGTCGAGCGTCGACGCCTGGCGGGCGGCAAGGGCATCAACGTCGCCCGCACCGTCCACCTCCTCGGCGGCAGCGTGCGCTGCCACGGCGTGGTCGCGGGCGACACCGGCGCGTGGCTGGCCGAGAGCCTGCACGACGAGGGCCTCGACGAGGATTTCGTGGTGGACCGCAGCGACACGTGGCGGACCCGCACGACCCAGGTGATCTCCGACGACCGGCACGCGGTGCTGCTGTACGACCGGGGCGAGGCCATCCCGCCCGAGCGGCTCCGCGAATCGGCCGAGCGGTGTCTCGCCGACCTGCTGGCAGGCGGGATCCTGGTCGTGTCCGGTTCGCTGCCGGACGGCGATCACCTCGACACCGTGTGCTGGCTGCTCGCGTCGGCCGCTGGCGCCGGGGCGAGCGTGGTCGTCGACAGCTCCGGACCGGGACTACGGGCCGCGCTGAAGACCGGCGTGGACGTGATCAAGGTCGACCGTGAGGAGGCCGCCGAGGTCACCGGCGTGGAGGATCCCGCGGACGCGGCACGTGCCCTGCTGGACGGCTGCCGACGAGCGATCGTCACCGCCGGTGCGGACGGCGCCGTGGCGGCCGGCGTCGGACAGGCGACGCAACGGATCCACGCCCCGAGGGTGGACGCGCGCCACCCCGCCGGCTCGGGTGACGCGTTCGCCGGCGCCCTGGCCGTCGCGCTGGCCCAGGACCTGCCGTGGTCGGCCGCCCTGCAGTCGGCCGCTGCCGCCGGCGCGGCGAACACCCTCGTCGTCGGGGCGGGCGCCTTCGAGCTGGCGGCCTACCGCCGGCTGCTGCCCGATGTGACCCTCGAAACGATCTGA
- a CDS encoding PTS sugar transporter subunit IIA yields MLEDLLTVDVIRTGVQVDDRAGAVRAAGELLRDAGACEPDYVQAMVDALDELGPYCVIAPGVALPHAKPEDGVVRTGISLVTLRDPVAFGHATNDPVRLVVALAPVDKEAHLAALQDLAVRLGDPDVVERVAGAQTPQAVLELLTS; encoded by the coding sequence ATGCTTGAGGACCTGCTGACCGTCGACGTCATCCGCACCGGCGTGCAGGTCGACGACCGGGCCGGTGCGGTCCGTGCCGCGGGTGAGCTGCTCCGGGACGCCGGCGCCTGCGAGCCCGACTACGTGCAGGCCATGGTCGACGCGCTCGACGAGCTCGGGCCCTACTGCGTCATCGCGCCGGGCGTCGCACTGCCCCATGCGAAGCCGGAGGACGGCGTGGTCCGCACCGGCATCTCGCTGGTCACCCTGCGCGACCCGGTCGCCTTCGGCCACGCGACAAACGACCCGGTGCGGCTGGTCGTCGCCCTCGCACCCGTCGACAAGGAAGCCCACCTCGCCGCGCTGCAGGACCTCGCCGTGCGGCTGGGCGATCCCGACGTCGTGGAGCGAGTCGCGGGCGCCCAGACGCCGCAGGCCGTCCTGGAACTGCTCACCAGCTGA
- the nagA gene encoding N-acetylglucosamine-6-phosphate deacetylase, whose translation MLLRGAQVLSDGHRHGVADVVVAADGIVRVGQDLEDDGPVVDATGLLLAPGLVDIHIHGAEGYDTLDATHEALRTVARHLAARGVTSWAPTTASHHPEGLRAAIEAHRTYVPGDGEARSIGLHLEGPYLSPARCGAQDPAHLRDADPAEWRRWLDSGEVALLTVAPERDPDLALTRAASAAGVRIAIGHSDADVEHTQAAIDAGATQATHLFNGMPPLHHREPGVVGACLTDPRVFVQVIADLIHLHPTTLRLVAQAAGPARVVLVSDAMRATGLGDGEYLLADQRVVVRDGIARTQAGGLAGSTLDLLDGVARYQAASGQDLAAALHAASGVPAQAMGLHDRGTIAAGATADLVLLEPDGLHPLLTLISGVVAHDALPDERWIRR comes from the coding sequence ATGCTGCTGCGAGGTGCACAGGTCCTGTCGGACGGCCATCGCCACGGCGTCGCCGACGTCGTGGTGGCCGCCGACGGCATCGTGCGCGTCGGCCAGGACCTCGAGGACGACGGGCCCGTGGTGGACGCCACGGGCCTGCTCCTCGCCCCCGGGTTGGTGGACATCCACATCCACGGCGCCGAGGGGTACGACACCCTCGATGCGACCCACGAGGCGCTACGGACCGTGGCGCGGCACCTCGCCGCCCGTGGGGTGACCAGTTGGGCGCCGACCACCGCCAGCCACCACCCCGAGGGGCTGCGCGCGGCCATCGAGGCCCACCGCACCTACGTCCCCGGCGATGGCGAGGCCCGCTCCATCGGGCTCCACCTCGAGGGCCCCTACCTGTCGCCGGCACGATGCGGCGCGCAGGACCCCGCCCACCTTCGCGACGCCGACCCGGCCGAGTGGCGCCGGTGGCTCGACAGCGGCGAGGTCGCGCTGCTGACCGTCGCACCCGAACGCGACCCCGACCTGGCCCTGACGCGGGCAGCATCGGCGGCCGGCGTCCGCATCGCGATCGGCCACTCCGACGCCGATGTCGAGCACACCCAGGCGGCGATCGACGCCGGCGCGACGCAGGCCACCCACCTGTTCAACGGCATGCCCCCGCTGCACCACCGCGAACCGGGCGTCGTCGGCGCATGCCTGACCGACCCGCGCGTGTTCGTCCAGGTGATCGCCGACCTGATCCACCTCCACCCCACCACGCTGCGCCTCGTCGCACAGGCCGCCGGACCCGCACGGGTGGTGCTCGTCAGCGATGCGATGCGCGCCACCGGATTGGGCGACGGCGAGTACCTGCTCGCCGACCAGCGGGTGGTCGTCCGCGACGGCATCGCCCGCACCCAGGCCGGTGGGCTGGCCGGCAGCACGCTCGACCTGCTGGACGGCGTGGCGCGCTACCAGGCGGCCAGCGGCCAGGACCTCGCCGCGGCGCTGCACGCCGCGTCGGGCGTCCCGGCCCAGGCCATGGGGCTGCACGACCGCGGCACGATCGCTGCCGGGGCGACCGCCGATCTCGTCCTCCTGGAGCCGGACGGGCTCCATCCCCTGTTGACCCTGATCTCGGGCGTCGTCGCCCACGACGCCCTTCCCGACGAACGATGGATTCGACGATGA
- a CDS encoding PTS sugar transporter subunit IIB: protein MRIATVCGMGFGTSMMLKLTVDKILREAGVAAEVSPVDLGSVKTMQADLIVAPSDMRSHLGGSSTPVVYIDNLVNKAEIAEKVVPAAKEVAGEA, encoded by the coding sequence ATGCGTATCGCAACCGTCTGTGGGATGGGCTTCGGCACCAGCATGATGCTGAAGCTCACCGTCGACAAGATCCTGCGCGAGGCAGGCGTGGCCGCCGAGGTCAGTCCCGTCGACCTCGGCTCGGTCAAGACGATGCAGGCCGATCTCATCGTGGCGCCATCGGACATGCGCTCGCACCTCGGTGGCTCGAGCACCCCGGTGGTCTACATCGACAACCTCGTCAACAAGGCCGAGATCGCCGAGAAGGTCGTGCCGGCGGCCAAGGAGGTCGCCGGCGAGGCGTGA
- a CDS encoding PTS ascorbate transporter subunit IIC — protein MMSTVQFFVELLQIPAVILAIIALIGLLAQKAPSGQVVTGTIKTGLSLLIIGGGIAVLLEALGPIQQMFETGLPTERFQTFVTFDEAVVSAVQDANVGNVGAAIGWTLLFGLVIHLLLARFTPFKYIYLTGHMIWVHAGAFAILFHSFGLNTVATVALASVVFGAYMTLAPALAQPFMRKITGSDDIAFGHGQTLLNVTAGWLGGLVGKPDDSTENIEVPQSLNFFRDIAVSTTLVMILVVAAAAGLAASAVGISVLEEDISGGQNWIVFALLQAAGFTAGMLILLYGVRMLIGEIVPAFQGIAERVIPGAIPALDVPVIFPFAPNALVIGLISGTFGQVAGMATLAAAGMPVPIPSMIVAFFASGAAAIFGNATGGKRGAILGGFLWGFVGWWLISFAYRYQVFGDLSGMGAEGLAFTVPDAIVPGILIWFVARLFGAV, from the coding sequence ATGATGAGCACGGTGCAGTTCTTCGTGGAACTGCTACAGATTCCGGCGGTGATCCTGGCGATCATCGCGCTGATCGGGCTGCTGGCCCAGAAGGCGCCGTCCGGGCAGGTCGTCACCGGCACGATCAAGACCGGGCTGAGCCTGCTGATCATCGGCGGCGGCATCGCCGTCCTGCTCGAGGCGCTCGGCCCGATCCAGCAGATGTTCGAGACCGGGCTGCCGACCGAACGCTTCCAGACGTTCGTGACCTTCGACGAGGCCGTGGTCTCCGCCGTCCAGGACGCCAACGTCGGCAACGTCGGCGCCGCGATCGGCTGGACCCTGCTGTTCGGCCTGGTGATCCACCTGCTGCTGGCCCGCTTCACCCCGTTCAAGTACATCTACCTGACCGGGCACATGATCTGGGTCCACGCGGGTGCCTTCGCGATCCTGTTCCACTCGTTCGGACTCAACACCGTCGCGACCGTCGCGCTGGCCTCGGTGGTGTTCGGTGCCTACATGACCCTGGCGCCGGCCCTCGCCCAGCCGTTCATGCGCAAGATCACCGGCAGCGACGACATCGCCTTCGGTCACGGGCAGACGCTGCTGAACGTGACCGCCGGCTGGCTCGGCGGCCTGGTCGGCAAGCCCGACGACTCGACCGAGAACATCGAGGTGCCGCAGAGCCTGAACTTCTTCCGCGACATCGCGGTGTCCACCACGCTGGTCATGATCCTGGTGGTCGCGGCCGCGGCCGGCCTGGCCGCGTCGGCCGTGGGGATCAGCGTGCTCGAGGAGGACATCTCCGGCGGTCAGAACTGGATCGTGTTCGCGCTGCTGCAGGCGGCCGGTTTCACGGCCGGCATGCTGATCCTGCTCTACGGCGTGCGCATGCTCATCGGTGAGATCGTGCCGGCCTTCCAGGGCATCGCCGAGCGTGTGATCCCCGGTGCGATCCCGGCGCTGGATGTGCCGGTGATCTTCCCGTTCGCCCCCAACGCGCTGGTGATCGGCCTCATCTCCGGCACGTTCGGGCAGGTCGCGGGCATGGCGACGCTGGCGGCGGCCGGGATGCCGGTGCCGATCCCGAGCATGATCGTGGCGTTCTTCGCCTCCGGTGCCGCGGCGATCTTCGGCAACGCCACCGGCGGCAAGCGCGGCGCCATCCTCGGCGGGTTCCTGTGGGGCTTCGTCGGCTGGTGGCTGATCAGCTTTGCGTACCGCTACCAGGTGTTCGGCGACCTCAGCGGCATGGGCGCGGAGGGCCTGGCGTTCACGGTCCCCGACGCGATCGTGCCGGGCATCCTGATCTGGTTCGTGGCGCGCCTGTTCGGAGCGGTCTGA
- a CDS encoding sensor histidine kinase, with amino-acid sequence MASAVLACVLVLTAMTVSLPGAIRPGTLEGQLEVAACAFALLVAVLCHLRWRLVGDAAAAWLMPAMTLWAITAVADALLLSTDLLAGDAIRWLRWGALLTALSLAYRGVAAPVVDARIRPQQLVVAAAMSVLATAGLGMTVMAFLERPVPMEGGFVDGVLACAWTAVGVAYVRRGRREGRAFLGWIGLLLLLFAYGHLVAVVPASSRFLADVGSRFLEVAGLLAAVTGATAALAQAYFDQSGRLLEAETKKRTAEARFEADLAKEVERAHEARNALAAIEGATRALQAYSDQLQPDDRDALSTAVSAEIARLQELVGRPVRTNTTGRFRVAEAIAAVVTCQRSLGAWISVDVPDDLVAVGNPTDTAEVVQNLLRNAHRYGDGKVTVAATLDDDRVVIRVSDQGPGIDTEDRERIFERGVRGRAGAAHEGSGLGLYVSAQLMSEQGGELRLEDDQPATGACFAVVLPGFVERTASSARPVDGVGGQVDDELEQVAEVAAAAHLFLVSATQDADRAAVLTEHHDTARDQLAR; translated from the coding sequence GTGGCCAGCGCTGTCCTGGCATGCGTGCTGGTCCTGACGGCGATGACCGTCTCGCTTCCGGGCGCCATCCGGCCGGGCACGCTGGAGGGGCAACTCGAGGTCGCGGCGTGCGCGTTCGCGCTGCTGGTCGCCGTGCTCTGCCACCTGCGCTGGCGCCTTGTTGGCGACGCCGCGGCGGCCTGGCTCATGCCGGCGATGACGCTGTGGGCGATCACCGCCGTCGCCGACGCCTTGCTGCTGTCGACGGACCTGCTGGCCGGCGACGCGATCCGCTGGCTCCGATGGGGCGCTCTGCTCACCGCCCTCTCACTGGCATACCGGGGCGTGGCCGCGCCGGTCGTCGACGCGCGGATCCGGCCCCAGCAGTTGGTGGTCGCGGCCGCCATGTCCGTGCTCGCCACAGCTGGCCTCGGCATGACGGTGATGGCGTTCCTCGAGCGGCCTGTCCCGATGGAGGGCGGCTTCGTCGACGGCGTGCTTGCCTGTGCCTGGACCGCGGTCGGCGTCGCCTACGTCCGGCGGGGCAGGCGCGAGGGACGGGCCTTCCTCGGCTGGATCGGTCTTCTGCTCCTGCTCTTTGCCTACGGCCACCTGGTAGCCGTGGTGCCTGCCTCCTCACGCTTCCTCGCCGACGTTGGTAGCCGCTTCCTCGAGGTCGCGGGCCTGCTCGCTGCCGTGACCGGTGCGACCGCGGCGCTCGCGCAGGCCTACTTCGACCAGAGCGGCCGCCTGCTGGAAGCGGAGACGAAGAAGCGCACCGCCGAGGCTCGCTTCGAGGCTGACCTCGCGAAGGAGGTCGAGAGGGCGCACGAGGCCCGCAACGCGCTGGCTGCCATCGAGGGGGCCACGCGAGCGTTGCAGGCGTACTCCGACCAGCTCCAGCCCGATGACCGTGATGCGCTTTCCACCGCGGTCAGTGCTGAGATCGCCCGCTTGCAGGAGCTCGTCGGCCGGCCGGTCCGCACCAACACGACCGGCCGCTTTCGCGTCGCCGAGGCCATCGCGGCCGTCGTCACCTGCCAGCGCTCGCTCGGTGCATGGATCTCCGTCGACGTCCCCGACGACCTCGTCGCCGTTGGCAACCCCACCGACACCGCCGAGGTCGTGCAGAACCTGCTGCGGAACGCACACCGCTATGGCGACGGGAAGGTGACGGTCGCTGCGACACTCGATGACGACCGCGTGGTCATCCGCGTGAGCGACCAGGGGCCGGGCATCGACACCGAGGACCGCGAGCGAATTTTCGAGCGGGGCGTGCGTGGTCGGGCCGGTGCGGCACACGAAGGAAGCGGTCTGGGCCTGTACGTCTCCGCTCAACTGATGTCGGAGCAGGGCGGCGAGCTCCGACTGGAGGATGACCAGCCGGCGACCGGCGCTTGCTTCGCGGTCGTGCTTCCCGGGTTCGTCGAGCGCACCGCGTCGTCAGCTCGCCCCGTGGACGGTGTCGGAGGCCAGGTCGATGACGAGCTCGAGCAGGTCGCTGAGGTCGCCGCTGCCGCGCACCTCTTCCTCGTCTCCGCGACGCAGGACGCGGACCGGGCGGCCGTCCTCACCGAGCACCACGACACTGCGCGCGACCAACTCGCGCGGTAG
- a CDS encoding sugar isomerase domain-containing protein: protein MTNLANDYLAAVGGLLERLRTEEQDNIDAAARLLADAVVEGRRIFAFGCTHSALPVQDIIYRAGGLMLINPIFGPGITSLETRPTTLTSAMEKLEGFADALLDATPIQPGDVLIVVSVSGRNAVPIEMAKGAKERGLQVIAVTSVAYSGSVESRHPSGTKMHDHADVVLDNKVDVGDAVLEHPNVPQKFTPASGVTSTALLHAMVSGAIQRVADSGVEPPVFLAANVDGGAEYNARLTAEHGDRIFFL from the coding sequence ATGACCAACCTCGCCAACGACTACCTCGCAGCGGTCGGCGGGCTGCTCGAGCGCCTCCGGACCGAGGAACAGGACAACATCGACGCCGCGGCACGGCTGCTGGCCGACGCGGTCGTCGAAGGTCGGCGCATCTTCGCGTTCGGCTGCACCCACTCCGCCCTGCCCGTGCAGGACATCATCTACCGCGCCGGTGGACTGATGCTGATCAACCCGATCTTCGGGCCCGGCATCACCTCGCTGGAGACGCGCCCGACCACGCTGACCTCCGCCATGGAGAAGCTCGAGGGCTTCGCGGACGCGCTGCTCGACGCCACGCCGATCCAGCCCGGCGACGTGCTGATCGTCGTGTCGGTCTCGGGCCGCAACGCCGTGCCGATCGAGATGGCCAAGGGCGCCAAGGAGCGGGGTCTGCAGGTGATCGCCGTGACGTCGGTCGCCTACAGCGGCAGCGTGGAGTCGCGCCACCCGTCCGGGACGAAGATGCACGACCACGCCGATGTGGTGCTGGACAACAAGGTGGACGTCGGCGACGCGGTGCTCGAGCACCCGAACGTGCCACAGAAGTTCACGCCCGCGTCCGGGGTCACGTCGACCGCGCTGCTGCACGCGATGGTGTCGGGAGCGATCCAGCGGGTGGCTGACAGCGGCGTCGAGCCACCGGTCTTCCTCGCCGCCAACGTCGATGGCGGGGCTGAGTACAACGCCCGCCTGACGGCCGAGCACGGCGACCGCATCTTCTTCCTGTGA
- a CDS encoding SIS domain-containing protein, with protein MPEATPGAVTEREIRSQPATWKQTLQIASPPAAAADGANLLVTGCGSTFYVARWLARHVEHDLRVPVRSLPASELLLDRASWTSAPEQTPLLAISRSGATSETVRVLQDWPGQRLSVTCDARSDLAAQAATRVDLDHAAEESVVQTRSFTSMMLGALSLFRPVPDGVSEAIEEAGARMLADADRLVEDVLASGRPERIVVLGSGPRYGLACEAALKLTEVALVEAQAFHTLEVRHGPMSMIGAGTLVIGLLDGDEPLERKVLADMADLGARTVTVATRHDVAGADLAASSALPDGWRDVLALPFVQLLGLAMARDEQLDPDRPENLTAVVTLDA; from the coding sequence GTGCCCGAAGCCACCCCCGGCGCCGTCACCGAGCGTGAGATCCGCTCGCAGCCGGCCACCTGGAAGCAGACCTTGCAGATCGCGTCACCGCCGGCCGCTGCCGCCGACGGCGCGAACCTGCTCGTGACCGGGTGCGGGTCGACGTTCTACGTCGCCCGCTGGCTGGCGCGCCACGTCGAGCACGACCTGCGGGTGCCGGTGCGGTCCCTGCCGGCGTCCGAGCTGCTGCTCGACCGGGCCTCGTGGACCTCGGCGCCGGAGCAGACCCCGCTGCTGGCGATCTCGCGTTCCGGTGCGACCAGCGAGACCGTGCGCGTCCTGCAGGACTGGCCCGGCCAGCGTCTGTCGGTCACCTGCGATGCGCGAAGCGATCTGGCAGCGCAGGCCGCGACACGGGTGGACCTCGACCATGCTGCCGAGGAGTCGGTCGTCCAGACCCGCTCGTTCACCTCGATGATGCTCGGCGCGCTCTCGCTGTTCCGGCCCGTACCCGACGGCGTGTCCGAGGCCATCGAGGAAGCGGGGGCGCGAATGCTCGCCGACGCAGACCGGCTGGTGGAGGACGTTCTCGCGTCGGGCCGCCCCGAACGCATCGTCGTGCTGGGAAGCGGGCCCCGCTATGGCCTGGCCTGCGAGGCGGCCCTCAAGCTCACCGAGGTCGCGCTCGTCGAGGCGCAGGCGTTCCACACCCTCGAGGTGCGGCACGGCCCCATGTCGATGATCGGCGCCGGCACGCTCGTGATCGGCCTGCTCGACGGCGACGAGCCGCTCGAGCGCAAGGTGCTGGCGGACATGGCCGACCTCGGCGCACGGACGGTCACGGTCGCCACACGCCACGACGTCGCCGGTGCCGACCTCGCCGCCTCCTCGGCGCTGCCGGACGGCTGGCGGGACGTGCTGGCCCTGCCGTTCGTGCAGCTGCTCGGACTGGCCATGGCGCGCGACGAGCAGCTCGACCCCGACCGGCCCGAGAACCTCACCGCGGTGGTGACCCTCGATGCTTGA
- a CDS encoding ketose-bisphosphate aldolase, whose amino-acid sequence MPLVPTASLVQAAHEGRYGVGAFNVVHLEHAEAHVTGAEEARAGVILQISENAVRWHGRLAPLARAALAVAETARVPVAVHLDHATEPDLVDEAIALGFGSVMYDGSKLPWEQNLATTREVVAGAAGREVWVEAELGEVGGKDGVHAPGVRTDPDEARRFVEMTGVDGLAVAVGTSHAMTTRTAELDLDLIAALRKAAGVPLVLHGSSGVPDEELTRAVEAGMTKINIATHLNKVFTASVRDTLAAQPDLVDTRKYVGPARQVMASEVARLLEVLQAAERVAMT is encoded by the coding sequence ATGCCGCTGGTCCCGACCGCCTCGCTCGTCCAGGCTGCGCACGAAGGCCGCTATGGCGTCGGCGCCTTCAACGTGGTGCATCTCGAGCACGCCGAGGCACACGTCACGGGCGCCGAGGAAGCCCGGGCCGGCGTGATCCTGCAGATCAGCGAGAACGCGGTGCGCTGGCACGGGCGGCTCGCTCCCCTGGCTCGAGCAGCGCTGGCCGTCGCGGAGACGGCACGCGTGCCGGTGGCCGTCCACCTCGACCACGCCACTGAGCCGGATCTGGTCGACGAAGCCATCGCGCTGGGTTTCGGCTCGGTCATGTACGACGGCTCGAAGCTGCCCTGGGAGCAGAACCTCGCGACCACCCGCGAGGTCGTCGCCGGCGCGGCTGGCCGTGAGGTGTGGGTCGAGGCCGAGCTGGGCGAGGTCGGCGGCAAGGACGGCGTCCACGCTCCCGGCGTCCGCACGGACCCGGACGAGGCTCGCCGCTTCGTCGAGATGACCGGCGTCGACGGGCTGGCCGTGGCGGTCGGCACCTCGCACGCGATGACCACACGCACGGCCGAGCTGGACCTGGACCTGATCGCGGCCCTTCGAAAGGCCGCAGGTGTCCCGTTGGTGCTGCACGGCTCCAGCGGCGTGCCCGACGAGGAGCTCACGCGCGCGGTCGAAGCGGGCATGACCAAGATCAACATCGCCACGCACCTCAACAAGGTGTTCACCGCATCCGTGCGTGACACCCTCGCCGCGCAGCCGGACCTGGTCGACACCCGCAAGTACGTCGGGCCGGCCCGGCAGGTCATGGCCAGCGAGGTCGCACGGCTCCTCGAGGTCCTGCAGGCGGCCGAGCGAGTCGCGATGACCTGA